In Rosa chinensis cultivar Old Blush chromosome 1, RchiOBHm-V2, whole genome shotgun sequence, a genomic segment contains:
- the LOC112182017 gene encoding aspartyl protease family protein 2: MEEKKKKTLLFFSLIFTLLLSFSAALDHQTLLLSPLPSAPTLSQPESFSAISEPDPDSLSLQLHHLDALSSNQTPSQLFHLRLHRDALRFTSLTSLAAARTRPRPIRSSPGFSSSIVSGLSQGSGEYFTRIGVGTPPKYLYMVLDTGSDVVWLQCAPCKRCYAQTDPVFDPRKSSTSSPIPCSSPLCRKLDTPGCNSKKTCLYQVSYGDGSFTVGEFSTETLTFRRTKVPRVAVGCGHDNEGLFVGAAGLLGLGRGKLSFPSQTGPRFKSKFSYCLVDRAASSKPSSVVFGDSAVSRTARFTPLLSNPKLDTFYYVELIGISVGGTRVPGITASLFKLDPAGNGGVIIDSGTSVTRLTRSAYNSLRNAFRAGTTTLKRAPEFSLFDTCFDLSGKTEVKVPTVVLHFRGADVSLPATNYLIPVDSSGTFCFAFAGTMGGLSIIGNIQQQGFRVVYDLAGSRVGFAPRGCA; the protein is encoded by the coding sequence atggaggagaagaagaagaaaacccttctcttcttttccctcATCTTCACtctcctcctctccttctccgCCGCCCTCGACCACCAGACCCTCCTCCTCTCCCCCCTCCCCTCCGCCCCCACTCTTTCCCAACCCGAATCCTTCTCCGCAATCTCCGAACCCGACCCggactctctctccctccagcTCCACCACCTCGACGCCCTCTCCTCCAACCAAACCCCCTCCCAGCTCTTCCACCTCCGCCTCCACCGCGACGCCCTCCGCTTCACCTCCCTCACCTCTCTCGCCGCCGCCCGCACCCGCCCCCGCCCCATCCGCTCCTCCCCCGGCTTCAGCTCCTCCATCGTCTCCGGCCTCTCCCAGGGCAGCGGCGAGTACTTCACCCGCATCGGCGTCGGCACTCCCCCCAAATACCTCTACATGGTCCTCGACACCGGCTCCGACGTCGTTTGGCTCCAGTGCGCCCCCTGCAAACGCTGCTACGCCCAAACCGACCCCGTCTTCGACCCGAGAAaatcctccacctcctcccCCATCCCTTGCTCCTCCCCTCTCTGCCGCAAGCTCGACACCCCCGGCTGCAACTCCAAGAAGACCTGCCTCTACCAAGTCTCCTACGGCGACGGCTCCTTCACCGTCGGCGAGTTCTCCACCGAAACCCTAACCTTCCGCCGCACCAAAGTCCCCCGCGTCGCCGTCGGCTGCGGCCACGACAACGAAGGCCTCTTCGTCGGCGCCGCCGGCCTGTTGGGTCTCGGCCGCGGGAAGCTTTCGTTCCCCTCCCAGACCGGTCCCCGGTTCAAGTCCAAATTCTCCTACTGCCTCGTAGATCGGGCCGCCTCCTCCAAACCCTCCTCCGTCGTTTTCGGCGACTCGGCCGTTTCCCGAACCGCCCGGTTCACTCCTCTCCTCTCCAACCCCAAGCTCGACACGTTCTACTACGTCGAACTCATTGGTATCAGCGTCGGGGGGACACGTGTCCCGGGAATCACGGCCTCGTTGTTCAAACTCGACCCGGCTGGAAACGGCGGGGTCATAATCGACTCGGGCACGTCCGTGACCCGGTTGACACGATCCGCTTACAACTCCCTAAGGAATGCTTTCCGGGCCGGAACCACGACCCTGAAGCGGGCGCCCGAGTTTTCTCTCTTCGATACTTGCTTTGATCTCTCCGGGAAGACGGAGGTGAAGGTTCCGACGGTGGTGCTGCATTTCCGAGGCGCCGACGTGTCGTTGCCGGCGACGAACTACTTGATTCCGGTGGATAGTAGCGGCACCTTCTGCTTTGCTTTTGCGGGTACGATGGGCGGGTTGTCCATAATTGGGAATATCCAGCAGCAAGGGTTTCGGGTGGTTTATGACTTGGCGGGTTCGCGGGTCGGGTTTGCTCCACGTGGGTGCGCTTAA
- the LOC112182013 gene encoding UV-stimulated scaffold protein A homolog isoform X2 — translation MEEEEEGGRGGGKVRVLIEKATESIEPEVDPSLLKAIKAVVRRSDSELRLAAHLLMDLMKRDHSQSKLFRGLVVENMDQLLTLSVGFRRNLPLPAPANVAATLRLKAIEFLEKWNASYGVHYRQIRLGFEYLKNTLKFQFPNLQANAARVQQERRERERKSKEILLKKFQSLERSFGSIKEEIQSTVDEIGECLEIARAKEEHSKFIPLDDEDFEEIHSYELRQLRLQTLEEEDKIHENTENKVVFDALRELYKLLLTKHLVAVQEWITVLVRVELNDNRSRDSYLKEFIDIQNHIQSVKKKCEESGCTLLNTANPDEEDFWEEGNIGSVETGSSSRPSNNIEDLAGTSTCTSTCTSTSTFNEVKERISKAHGNVTNSKKTRSREGGVAKLDPLKSKLLAEAPEVNWGSYLDNWGSKRDVLANHRGLELESHWGRVDQDAVIPADKIAELNLQATVYKEKQVDIPPCRAPLSNGKLCQRKDLRICPFHGPIIPRDDEGKPLNQNPSMDETTLDTGATGDNLVEQLAKQAVKNVREKDKELARKREIDKQALKRAKLAKVREHNDLVLRDAAMASTSRSAAIGEDLEANPSSRNKKKTLAAMLKKKETPKDRLGQRLLNTRASAATVRQLTLGADTNYREAFPNQW, via the exons atggaggaagaagaagagggaggaagaggaggagggaaGGTTAGGGTTTTGATCGAGAAGGCAACGGAGTCAATCGAACCAGAGGTCGACCCCAGCCTCCTCAAGGCAATCAAGGCCGTCGTCCGCCGCTCCGATTCCGAGCTCCGACTCGCCGCCCATCTTCTCATGGACCTCATGAAGCGCGACCACTCTCAG TCGAAGCTGTTTAGAGGCCTTGTGGTTGAGAATATGGATCAGTTGTTGACGTTAAGCGTCGGGTTTAGAAGGAATTTGCCACTGCCAGCTCCGGCAAATGTTGCGGCTACTCTGCGTTTGAAGGCGATTGAGTTTTTGGAGAAGTGGAATGCTTCGTATGGTGTTCATTATAGGCAGATTAGGTTAGGGTTTGAGTACCTTAAGAACACGCTTAAGTTTCAGTTCCCGAATCTACAGGCAAATGCGGCGCGGGTTCAGCAGGagaggagggagagggagaggaagtCGAAGGAGATTTTGCTGAAGAAGTTTCAGAGTTTGGAGAGGAGTTTTGGATCAATAAAGGAAGAGATACAATCGACGGTTGATGAGATTGGGGAGTGTTTAGAAATTGCACGTGCTAAAGAGGAACATTCAAAGTTTATTCCTTTAGATGATGAAGATTTTGAAGAGATTCATTCTTATGAGTTACGGCAGTTGCGTTTGCAAacgttggaagaagaagataaaattcATGAGAATACTGAAAACAAAGTGGTTTTTGATGCACTCAGGGAGCTTTACAAGCTTTTGTTAACAAAGCATTTGGTTGCGGTCCAAGAATGGATAACTGTTCTTGTAAGGGTTGAACTGAATGATAACAGGTCCAGAGATTCCTATTTGAAGGAGTTCATTGATATCCAGAATCATATTCAGTCAGTCAAGAAGAAGTGTGAAGAATCAGGTTGCACTCTTCTAAACACTGCAAATCCTGATGAAGAAGATTTTTGGGAGGAAGGCAATATCGGATCAGTTGAGACTGGGAGTTCTAGTCGTCCCAGTAACAACATTGAAGATCTTGCTGGGACATCCACATGCACATCTACATGTACATCTACATCTACATTCAATGAGGTAAAAGAGAGAATTTCTAAAGCACATGGTAATGTGACAAACAGCAAAAAAACTCGCAGTCGTGAAGGTGGTGTAGCCAAGTTAGATCCTCTGAAGAGCAAGCTTTTGGCTGAAGCTCCAGAGGTGAACTGGGGCTCTTATTTGGATAACTGGGGTTCAAAGAGAGATGTATTGGCTAACCACCGGGGTTTGGAGCTTGAAAGTCATTGGGGCAGAGTAGATCAGGATGCAGTTATCCCAGCAGATAAGATTGCAGAGTTAAATCTTCAGGCTACTGTATACAAAGAAAAGCAAGTTGATATTCCACCATGCCGAGCTCCATTAAGTAATGGAAAACTTTGTCAGAGAAAAGACTTGAGAATTTGTCCATTTCATGGACCCATTATTCCCAGAGATGATGAGGGGAAGCCTCTGAATCAGAACCCTTCTATGGATGAGACAACTCTGGATACAGGGGCCACAGGGGACAATCTAGTAGAGCAGTTGGCGAAACAAGCCGTGAAGAATGTTCGTGAGAAAGATAAAGAGTTAGCAAGGAAGAGAGAAATTGATAAACAGGCACTGAAGCGTGCAAAGCTTGCGAAAGTACGAGAACACAATGATTTGGTTTTACGTGATGCTGCTATGGCTTCGACTTCTAGATCTGCAGCCATTGGCGAAGATTTGGAGGCAAACCCATCAtccagaaacaaaaagaaaaccctTGCAGCCAtgctgaagaagaaagaaacaccAAAAGATAGATTAGGTCAGAGGCTTTTAAACACACGAGCGAGTGCTGCCACTGTAAGACAGCTTACCTTGGGGGCGGATACTAATTACAGAGAAGCCTTCCCGAATCAGTGGTGA
- the LOC112169329 gene encoding uncharacterized mitochondrial protein AtMg00810-like, which translates to MQASQVYLWLKAISSCLVCQAQFLLEEVGFHKSNADFSLFVQDCKPARIPLGSKLQLDVLSEPLVNLSAYQRLVGKLIYLTITRPDIAYAVSIVNQFMHASTLAHLHIVKSILRYLKGSAGRVILMKNNGNTYIMGHTDANWAGISLDRKSTTGFCTFVGGNLVTWKNKKQTVVTRSSAKAEYRAMASTACELIWLKGLLSDLWYLSCQPMSLFCDYQAAMHITSNPVFQERTKHIKVDCHYIELKFSPS; encoded by the exons ATGCAAGCTTCACAAGTCTATTTATGGCTTAAAGCAATCTCCTCGTGCTTGGTATGCCAAGCTCAGTTCTTACTTGAGGAAGTTGGTTTTCACAAAAGCAATGcagatttttctttgtttgttcag GATTGTAAACCAGCTCGCATTCCCCTTGGCAGCAAGCTGCAACTTGATGTATTGAGTGAACCTCTTGTCAATCTAAGTGCGTATCAACGATTAGTTGGTAAGCTTATTTATCTCACAATTACTCGACCTGACATTGCTTATGCTGTAAGCATTGTCAATCAATTCATGCATGCTTCAACTTTAGCTCATCTTCACATTGTAAAGAGTATTCTTCGTTATCTCAAAGGCTCAGCTGGTAGAGTCATTTTGATGAAAAACAATGGAAACACTTACATAATGGGACACACTGATGCTAATTGGGCAGGAATTTCTCTTGATCGAAAATCCACCACTGGATTCTGCACATTTGTTGGTGGTAACTTAGTTACTTGGAAGAACAAGAAGCAAACTGTTGTTACTCGCTCTAGTGCAAAGGCTGAATATAGAGCTATGGCCTCCACTGCTTGTGAGCTTATTTGGTTGAAAGGTCTTCTTTCTGATTTGTGGTATCTGAGTTGTCAACCAATGTCGCTTTTCTGTGACTATCAAGCTGCAATGCACATTACTTCTAATCCAGTTTTTCAAGAAAGAACCAAACACATAAAAGTCGATTGTCACTACATCGAGCTCAAGTTCAGTCCAAGCTAA
- the LOC112169321 gene encoding uncharacterized protein LOC112169321, producing MSAAALQIQTLEDEDSQWGGSLEGRTYKARDRELMDLRLKAQYFTDPCRYEPNIFCRRYRMQPWVFDKMMRDVANYDPYFVQTRDACGRLSLSTKQKLTCAMRMLAYGITVDFCDDYLDITKTTAIEIFEHFTKAIWNVYHETYLRRPTPADLRRLLDKAAERGFPGMIG from the coding sequence ATGTCTGCTGCTGCCTTGCAAATCCAAACTCTGGAAGATGAGGATTCACAATGGGGTGGTTCTTTAGAAGGTCGTACCTATAAGGCCAGGGATCGAGAGCTGATGGATCTTCGACTCAAAGCTCAATACTTCACGGATCCGTGCAGGTATGAACCAAACATATTTTGCAGGCGATATAGAATGCAACCTTGGGTCTTTGACAAGATGATGCGCGATGTGGCCAACTACGACccatattttgttcaaacaagAGATGCTTGTGGGAGACTCAGCTTATCCACTAAACAAAAGCTGACATGCGCCATGAGAATGCTCGCGTATGGCATCACAGTTGATTTCTGTGATGATTACCTAGATATTACGAAGACCACTGCCATTGAGATTTTTGAGCACTTCACAAAAGCAATCTGGAATGTGTACCATGAGACTTACCTCCGCCGACCAACACCGGCAGATTTGCGACGGCTGCTTGACAAAGCTGCAGAACGGGGATTCCCGGGGATGATCGGTTGA
- the LOC112182022 gene encoding cyclic pyranopterin monophosphate synthase, mitochondrial, translating to MFLRRMAVSFSHSRRFLSSSSSNSSIDIAKAIDELNKEMESVFGEPPAESGLASSARNDVTAQEPELASREKGEDTHDLTHIGSTGEAQMVDVSPKQSTKRTAVSSGKVLLGKQVFDLVLANQMAKGDVLSVAKIAGINGAKHTSSLIPLCHNIPLTHVHVDLTLNPKDFSVDIKAEASSTGKTGVEMEAMTAVSVAGLTVYDMCKAASKSIHITDIRLESKAGGKSGNWFREE from the exons ATGTTTCTTCGGCGAATGGCGGTTTCGTTTTCTCACTCGAGAAGGTTTCttagtagcagtagcagtaacAGCAGCATTGATATTGCGAAAGCGATTGATGAGCTGAACAAG GAAATGGAATCCGTATTTGGTGAACCTCCAGCAGAGAGTGGGCTTGCCAGTTCTGCAAGAAATGATGTTACGGCTCAAGAACCTGAGTTAGCATCTCGAGAAAAAGGGGAAGATACGCATGACCTAACCCACATTGGCAGTACAGGGGAGGCTCAAATGGTGGATGTTTCTCCCAAACAAAGTACCAAGAGAACTGCCGTTTCTAGTGGCAAGGTACTTCTTGGCAAGCAGGTGTTTGATTTGGTCTTAGCCAACCAGATGGCCAAGGGAGATGTCCTTAGTGTGGCCAAGATTGCTGGAATAAATGGAGCAAAGCACACAAGCAGTCTCATCCCGCTATGCCACAACATACCACTGACCCATGTCCATGTTGATCTGACTCTAAATCCCAAGGATTTCAGTGTGGACATCAAAGCAGAAGCAAGTTCAACCGGGAAAACTGGGGTCGAAATGGAAGCAATGACTGCTGTGAGTGTTGCTGGCCTAACAGTCTATGATATGTGCAAAGCTGCTTCAAAGTCTATACATATCACTGATATAAGACTTGAGAGTAAAGCTGGTGGGAAGAGTGGAAACTGGTTCAGGGAGGAGTAA
- the LOC112182013 gene encoding UV-stimulated scaffold protein A homolog isoform X1 — translation MEEEEEGGRGGGKVRVLIEKATESIEPEVDPSLLKAIKAVVRRSDSELRLAAHLLMDLMKRDHSQVRYLTLLIIDELFMRSKLFRGLVVENMDQLLTLSVGFRRNLPLPAPANVAATLRLKAIEFLEKWNASYGVHYRQIRLGFEYLKNTLKFQFPNLQANAARVQQERRERERKSKEILLKKFQSLERSFGSIKEEIQSTVDEIGECLEIARAKEEHSKFIPLDDEDFEEIHSYELRQLRLQTLEEEDKIHENTENKVVFDALRELYKLLLTKHLVAVQEWITVLVRVELNDNRSRDSYLKEFIDIQNHIQSVKKKCEESGCTLLNTANPDEEDFWEEGNIGSVETGSSSRPSNNIEDLAGTSTCTSTCTSTSTFNEVKERISKAHGNVTNSKKTRSREGGVAKLDPLKSKLLAEAPEVNWGSYLDNWGSKRDVLANHRGLELESHWGRVDQDAVIPADKIAELNLQATVYKEKQVDIPPCRAPLSNGKLCQRKDLRICPFHGPIIPRDDEGKPLNQNPSMDETTLDTGATGDNLVEQLAKQAVKNVREKDKELARKREIDKQALKRAKLAKVREHNDLVLRDAAMASTSRSAAIGEDLEANPSSRNKKKTLAAMLKKKETPKDRLGQRLLNTRASAATVRQLTLGADTNYREAFPNQW, via the exons atggaggaagaagaagagggaggaagaggaggagggaaGGTTAGGGTTTTGATCGAGAAGGCAACGGAGTCAATCGAACCAGAGGTCGACCCCAGCCTCCTCAAGGCAATCAAGGCCGTCGTCCGCCGCTCCGATTCCGAGCTCCGACTCGCCGCCCATCTTCTCATGGACCTCATGAAGCGCGACCACTCTCAG GTGAGGTATTTAACGCTGCTGATAATTGATGAGCTTTTTATGCGGTCGAAGCTGTTTAGAGGCCTTGTGGTTGAGAATATGGATCAGTTGTTGACGTTAAGCGTCGGGTTTAGAAGGAATTTGCCACTGCCAGCTCCGGCAAATGTTGCGGCTACTCTGCGTTTGAAGGCGATTGAGTTTTTGGAGAAGTGGAATGCTTCGTATGGTGTTCATTATAGGCAGATTAGGTTAGGGTTTGAGTACCTTAAGAACACGCTTAAGTTTCAGTTCCCGAATCTACAGGCAAATGCGGCGCGGGTTCAGCAGGagaggagggagagggagaggaagtCGAAGGAGATTTTGCTGAAGAAGTTTCAGAGTTTGGAGAGGAGTTTTGGATCAATAAAGGAAGAGATACAATCGACGGTTGATGAGATTGGGGAGTGTTTAGAAATTGCACGTGCTAAAGAGGAACATTCAAAGTTTATTCCTTTAGATGATGAAGATTTTGAAGAGATTCATTCTTATGAGTTACGGCAGTTGCGTTTGCAAacgttggaagaagaagataaaattcATGAGAATACTGAAAACAAAGTGGTTTTTGATGCACTCAGGGAGCTTTACAAGCTTTTGTTAACAAAGCATTTGGTTGCGGTCCAAGAATGGATAACTGTTCTTGTAAGGGTTGAACTGAATGATAACAGGTCCAGAGATTCCTATTTGAAGGAGTTCATTGATATCCAGAATCATATTCAGTCAGTCAAGAAGAAGTGTGAAGAATCAGGTTGCACTCTTCTAAACACTGCAAATCCTGATGAAGAAGATTTTTGGGAGGAAGGCAATATCGGATCAGTTGAGACTGGGAGTTCTAGTCGTCCCAGTAACAACATTGAAGATCTTGCTGGGACATCCACATGCACATCTACATGTACATCTACATCTACATTCAATGAGGTAAAAGAGAGAATTTCTAAAGCACATGGTAATGTGACAAACAGCAAAAAAACTCGCAGTCGTGAAGGTGGTGTAGCCAAGTTAGATCCTCTGAAGAGCAAGCTTTTGGCTGAAGCTCCAGAGGTGAACTGGGGCTCTTATTTGGATAACTGGGGTTCAAAGAGAGATGTATTGGCTAACCACCGGGGTTTGGAGCTTGAAAGTCATTGGGGCAGAGTAGATCAGGATGCAGTTATCCCAGCAGATAAGATTGCAGAGTTAAATCTTCAGGCTACTGTATACAAAGAAAAGCAAGTTGATATTCCACCATGCCGAGCTCCATTAAGTAATGGAAAACTTTGTCAGAGAAAAGACTTGAGAATTTGTCCATTTCATGGACCCATTATTCCCAGAGATGATGAGGGGAAGCCTCTGAATCAGAACCCTTCTATGGATGAGACAACTCTGGATACAGGGGCCACAGGGGACAATCTAGTAGAGCAGTTGGCGAAACAAGCCGTGAAGAATGTTCGTGAGAAAGATAAAGAGTTAGCAAGGAAGAGAGAAATTGATAAACAGGCACTGAAGCGTGCAAAGCTTGCGAAAGTACGAGAACACAATGATTTGGTTTTACGTGATGCTGCTATGGCTTCGACTTCTAGATCTGCAGCCATTGGCGAAGATTTGGAGGCAAACCCATCAtccagaaacaaaaagaaaaccctTGCAGCCAtgctgaagaagaaagaaacaccAAAAGATAGATTAGGTCAGAGGCTTTTAAACACACGAGCGAGTGCTGCCACTGTAAGACAGCTTACCTTGGGGGCGGATACTAATTACAGAGAAGCCTTCCCGAATCAGTGGTGA